Proteins co-encoded in one Spirosoma endbachense genomic window:
- the proC gene encoding pyrroline-5-carboxylate reductase codes for MKIAIVGCGNMGMAFAKSFLQYDLVKKDDLLLIEKSTDRSEALKNEKAGVVVDTIGPHVGQTDLVILSVKPQDFNSVYEALRDVVQPHQIILSIMAGIPIAQIQEKLAHPLVVRAMPNTPAMLGMGITGFTAAKEVDLASLRRVENLINATGRSIFLEDEAMLDAVTALSGSGPAYFYYVVKAMIEAGKQMGFDDAVSALLVKQTMLGAYHLINTADKSLDELIKAVASKGGTTEAALRTFEAGALSDTLVAGIKAAQVRATELSKG; via the coding sequence ATGAAAATTGCTATTGTTGGTTGCGGCAACATGGGGATGGCATTTGCCAAATCATTTCTACAATATGATCTGGTAAAAAAAGATGACCTGCTGCTAATTGAAAAAAGCACTGACCGTTCCGAAGCACTTAAAAATGAAAAAGCGGGCGTTGTGGTCGATACCATTGGCCCCCACGTTGGCCAGACTGATTTAGTGATTCTGTCGGTAAAGCCCCAGGATTTTAACAGCGTTTACGAAGCGCTCCGGGACGTAGTACAACCCCACCAGATCATTTTGTCGATCATGGCTGGTATTCCAATCGCCCAGATTCAGGAAAAACTAGCCCATCCGCTGGTGGTACGCGCCATGCCTAATACGCCCGCTATGCTGGGAATGGGCATTACAGGCTTTACAGCGGCTAAAGAAGTCGATTTAGCCAGCCTTCGCCGGGTCGAAAACCTCATCAATGCCACAGGCCGGTCTATTTTTCTGGAAGATGAAGCTATGCTCGACGCCGTAACGGCCCTTAGCGGTAGTGGTCCGGCCTATTTTTATTACGTTGTGAAGGCAATGATTGAAGCCGGTAAACAAATGGGGTTTGATGATGCCGTTTCCGCGCTTTTGGTTAAACAGACCATGCTGGGGGCTTACCACCTCATTAATACAGCGGATAAGTCACTCGATGAACTCATTAAAGCAGTTGCCTCTAAAGGCGGCACTACCGAAGCCGCATTACGCACCTTTGAAGCTGGTGCACTCAGCGATACACTAGTGGCGGGAATTAAAGCAGCACAAGTACGAGCAACGGAGTTGTCTAAAGGATAG